The following proteins are encoded in a genomic region of Phragmites australis chromosome 9, lpPhrAust1.1, whole genome shotgun sequence:
- the LOC133929156 gene encoding protein translation factor SUI1 homolog, with amino-acid sequence MSDLDVQLPSAFDPFAEANAEDSGAAGTGTKDYVHVRIQQRNGRKSLTTVQGLKKEFSYNKILKDLKKEFCCNGTVVQDPELGQVIQLQGDQRKNVATFLVQAGIAKKENIKIHGF; translated from the exons ATGTCTGATCTCGACGTCCAGCTGCCATCTGCCTTCG ATCCGTTTGCTGAGGCAAATGCTGAGGACTCCGGTGCTGCTGGTACCGGAACAAAGGATTATGTGCATGTGCGCATCCAGCAACGCAACGGCAGAAAGAGTCTGACTACTGTTCAGGGACTGAAGAAAGAGTTCAGCTACAACAAGATCCTCAAGGATCTCAAGAAGGAATTCTGCTGCAATGGTACTGTAGTCCAGGATCCAGAGCTAGGCCAG GTCATTCAGCTCCAAGGCGATCAGCGCAAGAATGTCGCCACTTTCCTAGTTCAG GCTGGGATTGCAAAGAAAGAGAACATCAAGATTCACGGGTTCTAA